The following are from one region of the Segatella oris genome:
- a CDS encoding imelysin family protein, whose amino-acid sequence MTQHHFKYIAFTFFLLCTTLFSCSDKNGDDGDKTQRLTLQQVVENDIDGIIRERYKVLATSTDAFYKALSALETPAMTQEQLNQVCRLFLKARGTYEKSEAFFFGANAHFSVDSDINSWPLDRLRYQQLMESNDPLDRTEGWPSGIVGWHGIEYVIFRDGKPRPTDDIKPRELKYAKTLASNLRLRCFQLHCGWNADAEPRYKTELDAASLPYQSPEGTDYRSYMLTAYTPQRAAQVILTGDKGMMGLADEMARTKFGEPFEHQDADYIESPYSHTSLEDLRDNLQSISNLWYGSRNDAFDAWFKTRNPAIAKAVGEAFNKALQAINSVPEPFVKHYNDAAVKQAIEALENLGKQLEQANDFIQKHND is encoded by the coding sequence ATGACTCAACATCATTTCAAATACATTGCATTTACATTTTTCTTGCTCTGCACAACCTTGTTTTCGTGCAGCGATAAAAATGGAGATGACGGTGACAAGACACAGAGACTCACGCTTCAGCAAGTCGTAGAGAACGATATAGACGGTATCATCCGCGAGCGATATAAAGTGTTGGCAACAAGCACCGACGCCTTTTATAAAGCGCTGTCTGCACTCGAAACGCCTGCAATGACGCAAGAGCAGTTAAACCAAGTGTGCCGACTGTTTCTCAAAGCCCGCGGTACCTATGAAAAGAGTGAAGCCTTCTTCTTCGGTGCCAACGCCCATTTCTCCGTAGATTCTGACATCAATTCGTGGCCTTTAGACCGTCTCCGCTATCAACAGCTCATGGAAAGCAACGACCCACTCGACCGTACAGAAGGCTGGCCTTCAGGCATTGTGGGCTGGCATGGCATTGAATATGTAATCTTCAGAGACGGGAAACCGCGCCCCACTGACGACATCAAACCGCGTGAACTCAAATATGCCAAGACCTTGGCAAGCAATCTCCGACTGCGTTGTTTCCAGCTTCATTGCGGTTGGAATGCCGATGCAGAGCCTCGCTATAAGACTGAACTTGATGCGGCAAGTCTGCCTTATCAATCGCCGGAAGGCACCGACTACCGCAGTTATATGCTTACGGCCTACACGCCACAGCGGGCAGCTCAAGTCATCCTTACAGGCGACAAAGGCATGATGGGGCTTGCCGATGAAATGGCACGCACGAAGTTTGGCGAGCCTTTCGAACATCAAGATGCCGACTATATTGAGTCGCCTTACAGCCACACTTCATTGGAAGACCTGCGCGATAACCTGCAGAGCATCAGCAATCTATGGTATGGAAGCCGCAACGATGCCTTTGATGCATGGTTCAAAACGCGCAATCCTGCCATTGCAAAAGCTGTCGGAGAAGCTTTCAACAAAGCGCTTCAGGCCATTAACAGCGTGCCCGAACCCTTTGTAAAGCACTATAATGATGCCGCCGTGAAGCAGGCCATAGAAGCTTTGGAAAACTTAGGAAAACAACTTGAGCAAGCAAACGACTTTATACAAAAACACAATGATTAA